The genomic segment GGCCTGTGGGGTTTGAAGAGGCTGTAAAGAAGACACTTACGGATCAACCAGACAAGACCTGAAGTTCATTGTATTTAGATGACAGATAGCCAGGGCCAGGGCATCAGCACCATCAGGAGAGGGCTCTTCGTCAAGGGAGAGGATAGTCTTTACCATCTTCTGGACCTGCCTTTTTTCAGCCCTGCCATATCCTACAACCGCTTTTTTTATCTCATTTGGACTATATTCCTGTAAAACAACCCCCTCTTCAGCCACAGCAAGCAAAATGACACCCCTTGCATGGCCAAGGTGAAGCGCTGCTTTTACTCCCTTTGCAAAAAAGACCTTCTCTATAACTGCCTGCTCCGGGTCATACAGCTTCATGATATCCCTGATGTCTTCATGCAGTTGCTTCAACCTTATATGCAGAGGCTCTTTTTTGGGGAGGGCTATTACTCCTGAACTTACATGCAAAAGGTTCTTGCGATCATCCTGCTCTACAACTCCGTATCCGCAAAGAATACTTCCGGGGTCTATCCCTACAATCCTGATATCTCACCTCGCATTCAGAAGTTACAATACTTACTCAGCGCTATCGCTTTCTGGGCACCTCAAAGAGTATCTCATCAACCATCTGACAGAGTATATGACCCAGGGTTATATGCACTTCCTGAACCCTCGGGGTATCAGTTGAGGCAACCACAAAAGCATACGCGGACCTGGAAGCCATCCTGGTACCCTTTCCCCCGGTAAATGATATTGCAACCAGCTTCTTTTTCTTTGCTACATCAAGGGCCTTGTGGATGTTTTTAGATGCCCCGCTCGTACTGATGGCAATAACAATATCTCCCTCTTCAGACAGACTCCTCAACTGACGGGCAAATACTTCAGAATAATCATAGTCATTGGCAATAGCCGTCAATACGGCAACGTCGGTATTCAGGGCAATAGCGGGCAG from the Nitrospirota bacterium genome contains:
- the ruvC gene encoding crossover junction endodeoxyribonuclease RuvC, with amino-acid sequence MRIVGIDPGSILCGYGVVEQDDRKNLLHVSSGVIALPKKEPLHIRLKQLHEDIRDIMKLYDPEQAVIEKVFFAKGVKAALHLGHARGVILLAVAEEGVVLQEYSPNEIKKAVVGYGRAEKRQVQKMVKTILSLDEEPSPDGADALALAICHLNTMNFRSCLVDP
- a CDS encoding D-sedoheptulose 7-phosphate isomerase, whose product is MKESILKAVRDSLEVKKQFFEENIDNIIQVSKVIADAFNDGKKLILFGNGGSATDASHIAAEFINRFKRERPGLPAIALNTDVAVLTAIANDYDYSEVFARQLRSLSEEGDIVIAISTSGASKNIHKALDVAKKKKLVAISFTGGKGTRMASRSAYAFVVASTDTPRVQEVHITLGHILCQMVDEILFEVPRKR